Below is a genomic region from Sneathia vaginalis.
TACAGAACATGATGTTAATGCTTGTAAGTATTTAGCACCTATTGCAGGAGTAGAATTAAGAGAATATGGTATGGATTTACTAAAAGCAGGTACTAATTTAGGTTCTAAGACTGAACATGAAATACTTAATATGGATATGAAAGTATTTGAATTAGATAAGGGTAGATTTGGTATAGCACAAGTAAATACAGTAAATGAAGAAGAATTATTAGCTAAAAAAGATAAATTCCTAGCTGAAATCAAAAAAATGTTAGAAGACTTAAACTTAGAAGGATTTATGTTTGTAATAACTAACATATTATCAAATGATTCAGTTGCTATAGTAGAAGGTAATAAAGTGGATATTATAGAAAAAGCATTTGATAAAAAGGCAGTTGCTAATACATTTAGTTTACCTGGTGTAGTATCAAGAAAGAAACAAATGGTACCACCTTTAACAAGAGCTGCAAGTAATAACTAAAAAAAGAACTGTTACTATTTAGTAACAGCTTTTTTTGGATAAACAAACATAGTTATTAAGAATAATATGTAGAATATATATGTTGGTAAATTAAAGTACTTAATGATTAATAGGACCACTGCAAGAGGTATAAGACCTATTAGTATTTTCTTGTTACTTAATTTATGAGGTTTTTGTATATATGGTGTTATTATTATAAACAGCAAAGTCAAAATACTTATCATTAAATCATCCTTTATAAGCATAAACTCTGTACCTTTTGTATATTTAAATATTGAGAGCAATAAGGAAATTAAAGCTATAACAAATAGGTTACCTTTATTTAAACGTATAAATATTAACCCTATAATCAAACCAATAATTACATCAGTTGGTGTATGTACACCAAGTACTAATCTAGATATTGCAACTAAAAATGGTATAGCATACAATATATTCCTATTATACTTATTAGCTAAAAATCCAAATACAGACATAGATCCTTGTGAATGTCCACTAGGGAATGAGTATCCAGTAGCAGTCTTTAATGCAAATTTACTAGGATTAATATTTTTGTATATTGTAAAAGGTCTAGGTATACAAAAAACTAATTTTGCAATTTGCGACACATTTCCAGCCATAAGTGTAGTTTTAATTAATTCAATGCCTACAATAGAATTTTTCCAATAGACTGTACAGATAATGAATAAAAGTACTTTAGTATCACCTAACAAGGTGATGTAGTCAAAAATTTTAATGATTCTTAAAGCTTTAAAAAGCATAAGTATTTGGTATTCCATATTTTTTTCTCCTAATTAAGTTATAGTATATTATAGCCTATTATTATACAATATACAAAAATAAAGAGGAAAAATGGTTGACAAGAAAATCAAAAAATGGTAGTATATTCTAGTGCAACGGGCAGATGTCCGAACTGGCTAAGGAACCGGTCTTGAAAACCGGCGAAGATGTAACAGTCGTCTGGGTTCGAATCCCAGTCTGCCCGCCAGTGGTGAAGTGTTAGAGTGGCCGAATATGCTCCCCTGCTAAGGGAGTGTCCAAGTAATATTGGATCGAGGGTTCAAATCCCTCCTTCACCGCCATTATATGTGCTTCTAGCTCAATGGATTAGAGCGTCTGGCTACGGACCAGAAGGTTACGAGTTCGACTCTTGTGAAGCACGCCACTTTGTACCGTGAGGTACTTTTTTTTTACTGGAGGTTCTATGATACAGGAAATATGTATAAAGGGATTAAAAATATTACAAAATGTAGATTTACAATCAGTAACGCTAGATTCTTTAGTTTTAGCTGACTTTGTAAAGATTAATAGGAAGGTAAAAAATATATTAGAAATAGGAAGTGGTAATGGAATAATATCAATGCTGTTGTATAAAAAAACTAGTGCCAATATACAAGGGGTTGAAATCTTAAAAGAGTCATATGAATTAGCAGTAGAAAATATGAAAGCTAATAATATGGAAATTGAATATATCAATGCAGATATAAAGGAATATTCTAAAGGTCTACATCAAAATTTTGATGTTATCGTATCAAATCCACCGTATTTTATAGAAAAAAATGAGAATCAAAAAAAGAAAAATATTTTAAAACAAATAGCAAGAAATGAAGAAGATTTAAAGATAGAGGATATAATAGAAATATCGAATAGATTATTAAAAAATATGGGACATCTTTATCTAGTATTTAGAGTAGAAAGATTAGATGAAGTTCTAGAATATATCTCTAAAACTAAATTAGTTGCTAAAGTTTTGAAATTTGTGTATACTAAAAATACAGATAACGCTTTATTAGTCTTAATTGATTGTATAAAGTCGGGTAAAAAAGGTTTAATTGTAGAAAAACCTTTAAATATATATAACAAAAAAATTAAAAATGAAATATATGGGATATAACGTGCTTCTAGCTCAATGGATAGAGCAGCTGGCTTCGAACCAGAAGGTTACGAGTTCGACTCTTGTGAGGCACGCCATTTTTTTTAGTAAAGGAATAAAATGAAAAAAGGCGATATAATTAGTATAAAAATAGAAGGTATTAATGAAAGAGGAAAATCATATGGAATTATTGATAATAATAGGGTTTTTGTCAATATTAATGCTGCAAAAGACCAAATTGTTGAGGGAAGATTAAACAAAACAAGAAAAAAGAGATATGAGTTAAATGATTGTAAGATAATAGATTATGCTAATAGAAAAAATCAAATATATCAAGAATTAGAAAGACAGTGTGGAGGATGTAATTTTCAATATTACACCTATGAAGAACAACTCTATTTAAAAAAAGAAAATATTAAAAGATTGTTAGATCAGTGTATAAAGTATGAATATGAGTTTCAAGAACCTATACAAAGTGTTGAAAAACAAGGGTATAGAAACAAGATGGAATTTAGCTTTGGGAATGAATACCTAGATGGTCCAACAATTTTAGGATTACATAAGCAAAATAGTTTTCATGATATAGTAAATGTTAGTGGTTGTAAGTTGATGGATGCTAATTTTAATATGATATACAATAAAATAGATGAAATTTCAAAGAAATTTGGTTTAAACTTTTATCATAGACTTAAGCATGTAGGCTACTTAAGAAATTTAGTTATAAGAAAAGGTGAAAATGATATCTTAGTAAATCTTGTCACAACAAGTGATATAGACAGAAAAATAGAAAAAGATTATCTAGAAGAATTAAAAAAAGAACTCCTTATTTTACCCTTAAAATATGGGTATAAGATAACTGGTATACTACATACATTAAATGATGGTTTACAAGATATGGTAGTTAGTGAAAAAGAAAATATACTTTATGGTAAAAGAGATATATGCGAAGAGGTATTTGACTTAAAATTTGAAATTAGTCCTTATAGTTTCTTTCAAACAAATAAAAAGACAGTTGAAAAACTTTATTCAAAGGTAATTGAATATATAGGTCAAAAAAAAGATAGAGTGGTATTCGACCTATTTAGTGGTACAGGGACTATAGGACAAATAGTGTCGAAAAACTGTAAGAAGGTTATAGGTATAGAAATAGTTGAAGAAGCAGTGGAGAAGGCAAAATCAAATTGTGTATTAAATAATATACAAAATTGTGAGTTCATAGCTGGTGATGTGTTTAGTAGGTTAGAAAATCTAGAAATCCCTGACCTATTAATACTAGATCCACCAAGAGGTGGTGTTGGTGAAAAAACAGTTAAAAAGATTGTAGAGTTTTATCCAACAGATGAAATAATATATGTTTCTTGTAATCCAAGAACATTATGTACAGATTTGAAACAATTTCAAGAGTATGGTTATACTGTGAAAAAAGCATGTATAGTTGATATGTTCCCATTTACTAATCATGTTGAGACGGTAGTATTGATGTCAAAAGTTGCATACAGTGCGTAAATAAGGGCTTATTCATAGGATATCATTAAAGGTATCGTTAGCTTTGAGTAAGTCTTATTATTTGAGAGAAAATAAGGTTGAGTGGGAACATATCCATAGCCTAGAGTTGACACTAGAGAATGGATAACAAGAAAAAATGCACCCAACTAGAAATTTGATAATTGCAAAATAGCCTAATGAACATTATAATTAGATTAAAGAATAATTATGCTAAAATATTGTGGGGAATCTCTATGAATGGAAGAAAACATATGGCTGAAAATGTAACTGTAATACAGAAGCAGAGAGTTATAAAAGATTATGCTGTTTGGATATATGATCGTGTAAGTACAAGCCATAAAGCCCCAATGGATAGTTTATAGGCACAAATATAGGGATTAACGAGACTAGCGGTTGCACATAGAACATGGTTTGTGGCAGATGTTTTTATTGATGCTGCATATGCTAAGACAGGATCAAAAAGATCAGAAATTAATAGAATGATAAATGAGTGCAAGTATGGAAATTTAGATATTATTCTTATTAAAAGTTTTAGCCGTTTTGGACGTGATGCTAAAGAAGGCTTAGAAGCTATTAGAAGAATACGAGTAGCAGGGAAAAGAATTATATTTGAGAAAGATAAGATAGATACAGAGACCGTTAAAGATGAATTATTGATTAGTACAATTGAAACGTGTGAAATGACTGGAGAAGCGAAAATATACGCTTGGGCTTAAAATGCAGAGCCGAGGATGGAACATCAGGACTATATAATAGAGCCTGTTACGGCTAACAAAAAAGATAAGAATGGAATGCTTATAATTGATGAAGAAGAAGCAAGCATTGCTAGAAGAATTTACGACTAGTATCTTGGAGGATATAGTATTGGTGGAATTATAGATAAACTTGAAGAAAAGAAAATAAAGACATTTAAAGGTAAAGAACGATGGAGTAAAAAAGTGATTGAATCTACACTCATACGAGAAAAATATACAGGTGATGTGGCAATTGCGAATTCAGGAGGATCGGAGAATCGTTATTTGAATAAGAATCATCACGAAGGGATAATTTCAAAAGAGCAATTTAAAGCAGTTCAACTAGAAATGGAACTTCGTAGTAATGTTGAAATTGGAGAAGATGGAAAGTCTCAAAGAAAGAGTAAAAAGTATAGTGCGAAGAAAATAAAATGATAGGAGAAAATATATGAGAGATAAATATTCTAAGTCTAATATTAATAATGTTTCAGGGAATATTTTTAATGGTCCAACTAATATTTTAGCTGGTAATAATTATTCTAAGGAAGCTGAAGAAGATAAGGTTGTATTATATACACCAGAACCTGTTTGGAGAAGTCCGATAACAATGGCAATACTTTCATGGATGGGATTTATACTTTCTTTAATAGAACTTTTCCAAATGTATAAAATATTTGAGCCCTTAATCAATTTAATAACTAATAAGAATATTAAGTTAGATTCAAATAATATTATTTACTTCATAATTTTTTCTGTAATATTGATACTTCTTGTGATAGTCATATTTTTAAAGAATATTACAAAAAAAGAAACTAGACATCCATTATTCTTTAATTATGCAATAAGCGGTCTTGGAAGGAAAATCACAATAGAAAAAATTCATATTGACAAATGTCCTATATGTGGTGGAAAAATGAAATACTTCAATAAACCAGTAGAATGTATAGATGTACTAAATTCAGATGGGAAAATAAAACGTAAGGTTACAAAAAGAGTGCCTGCATTACAGTGTAAAAGAAATTCAGAACATTGGTATAGAGTTGATCCAGCTGAAGACAAGTTAAGATAGATTTTGCAAAAATAACTATATTATTATTTCTGTTTTATATAAGGAGATATGAGGAAATGAATATGTATAAATTTACTGCACTTAAAATATTACATGAAGATATGAAAATCAGAAAAGAGGAAAGGGCAATATTTCCATTTACATATAA
It encodes:
- a CDS encoding phosphatase PAP2 family protein, giving the protein MEYQILMLFKALRIIKIFDYITLLGDTKVLLFIICTVYWKNSIVGIELIKTTLMAGNVSQIAKLVFCIPRPFTIYKNINPSKFALKTATGYSFPSGHSQGSMSVFGFLANKYNRNILYAIPFLVAISRLVLGVHTPTDVIIGLIIGLIFIRLNKGNLFVIALISLLLSIFKYTKGTEFMLIKDDLMISILTLLFIIITPYIQKPHKLSNKKILIGLIPLAVVLLIIKYFNLPTYIFYILFLITMFVYPKKAVTK
- a CDS encoding tRNA1(Val) (adenine(37)-N6)-methyltransferase translates to MIQEICIKGLKILQNVDLQSVTLDSLVLADFVKINRKVKNILEIGSGNGIISMLLYKKTSANIQGVEILKESYELAVENMKANNMEIEYINADIKEYSKGLHQNFDVIVSNPPYFIEKNENQKKKNILKQIARNEEDLKIEDIIEISNRLLKNMGHLYLVFRVERLDEVLEYISKTKLVAKVLKFVYTKNTDNALLVLIDCIKSGKKGLIVEKPLNIYNKKIKNEIYGI
- the rlmD gene encoding 23S rRNA (uracil(1939)-C(5))-methyltransferase RlmD; protein product: MKKGDIISIKIEGINERGKSYGIIDNNRVFVNINAAKDQIVEGRLNKTRKKRYELNDCKIIDYANRKNQIYQELERQCGGCNFQYYTYEEQLYLKKENIKRLLDQCIKYEYEFQEPIQSVEKQGYRNKMEFSFGNEYLDGPTILGLHKQNSFHDIVNVSGCKLMDANFNMIYNKIDEISKKFGLNFYHRLKHVGYLRNLVIRKGENDILVNLVTTSDIDRKIEKDYLEELKKELLILPLKYGYKITGILHTLNDGLQDMVVSEKENILYGKRDICEEVFDLKFEISPYSFFQTNKKTVEKLYSKVIEYIGQKKDRVVFDLFSGTGTIGQIVSKNCKKVIGIEIVEEAVEKAKSNCVLNNIQNCEFIAGDVFSRLENLEIPDLLILDPPRGGVGEKTVKKIVEFYPTDEIIYVSCNPRTLCTDLKQFQEYGYTVKKACIVDMFPFTNHVETVVLMSKVAYSA